From a region of the Alnus glutinosa chromosome 1, dhAlnGlut1.1, whole genome shotgun sequence genome:
- the LOC133882270 gene encoding small ribosomal subunit protein uS9 has protein sequence MAEKVESVQCFGRKKTAVAVTHCKKGRGLIKINGCPIELVEPEILRFKAYEPILLLGRHRFAGVDMRIRVKGGGHTSQIYAIRQSIAKALVAFYQKYVDEQSKKEIKDILVRYDRTLLVADPRRCEPKKFGGRGARARFQKSYR, from the coding sequence ATGGCTGAAAAGGTGGAGTCGGTGCAGTGCTTCGGGCGCAAGAAGACGGCGGTGGCGGTGACGCACTGCAAGAAAGGGCGGGGACTGATAAAGATCAACGGATGTCCGATTGAGCTGGTGGAGCCGGAGATCCTGAGGTTCAAGGCCTACGAGCCAATCCTGCTGCTGGGACGACACCGTTTCGCGGGCGTGGACATGCGGATCCGCGTGAAGGGCGGTGGACACACGTCGCAGATCTACGCCATCAGGCAGAGCATCGCAAAGGCCCTGGTGGCCTTCTACCAGAAGTACGTGGACGAGCAGAGCAAGAAGGAGATCAAGGACATCCTTGTCCGCTATGACCGCACCCTCCTCGTCGCTGACCCTCGCCGCTGCGAGCCCAAGAAGTTCGGTGGTCGCGGCGCCAGGGCCAGGTTCCAGAAGTCCTACCGTTGA
- the LOC133860350 gene encoding sugar transport protein 13-like, whose translation MPARGFSGPPGGGTEFEAKITPFSCIMAATGGLMFSYDVGVSGGVTSIPSFLKKFFPVVYRRTLQNANLDSNYCKYDNQGLQLFTSSLYLAGLTSTFFASYMTRKLGWKPTMLIAGVFFLCGTVLNAAAQDLAMLIIGRILLGCGVGFANQAVPLFLSEIALTRIRGGLNILFQLNITIGIVLANLINYGTNK comes from the exons ATGCCTGCGCGAGGCTTCTCCGGTCCTCCGGGTGGAGGCACTGAATTCGAGGCCAAGATCACGCCATTTTCATGCATTATGGCCGCCACGGGAGGCCTCATGTTCAGTTACGACGTCGGTGTTTCAG GTGGTGTTACATCCATACCCTCCttcttgaagaaattttttcccGTTGTTTACCGGAGGACTCTGCAGAATGCAAATCTTGACAGCAATTACTGCAAATACGATAATCAAGG TCTTCAATTGTTCACATCATCACTGTACCTCGCCGGTTTAACCTCAACATTCTTCGCATCCTACATGACCAGGAAGCTAGGTTGGAAGCCAACCATGTTGATCGCCGGAGTTTTCTTCCTGTGCGGGACCGTCCTTAATGCCGCAGCGCAAGACCTTGCCATGCTCATTATTGGTAGGATCTTGCTTGGATGTGGAGTCGGTTTTGCTAATCAG GCTGTGCCACTGTTCCTTTCAGAGATTGCGCTCACAAGGATACGTGGAGGTTTGAACATTCTCTTTCAACTGAACATCACCATTGGCATTGTCCTCGCAAACCTCATCAATTACGGTACCAATAAGTAA
- the LOC133882281 gene encoding sugar transport protein MST4-like yields the protein MPAGGFSGPKGGGTEFEAKITPIVIISCIMAATGGLMFGYDVGVSGGVTSMPSFLKKFFPVVYRKTKNEIDSNYCKYDNQGLQLFTSSLYLAGLTSTFVASFTTRKLGRKPTMLIAGVFFLCGTVLNAAAQDLAMLIIGRILLGCGVGFANQAVPLFLSEIAPTRIRGGLNILFQLNITIGILLANLINYGTNKITGGWGWRLSLGLAGIPAGLLTLGAIFVVETPNSLIERGRLEEGKSVLRRIRGTDNIEPEFLELVEASRVAKEVKHPFRNLLKRRNRPQLIIAVALQIFQQFTGINAIMFYAPVLFNTLGFGNDAALYSAVITGAVNVVSTGVSIYSVDKLGRRILLLEAGIQMFLAQVAIAIILGLKLKDNPAESTLPKGLAILVVVFVCMFVSSFAWSWGPLGWLIPSETFPLETRSAGQSVTVCVNLLFTFVIAQAFLSMLCHFKYGIFLFFSGWVFIMSVFVLFLLPETKNIPIEEMTERVWKQHWLWKRFMDDHEGGGAVFNGLSPGLHFRHSVHVLFLSLSLCES from the exons ATGCCTGCGGGAGGCTTCTCCGGTCCTAAGGGTGGAGGCACTGAATTCGAGGCCAAGATCACGCCCATCGTCATCATTTCATGCATTATGGCCGCCACGGGAGGCCTCATGTTCGGTTACGACGTCGGTGTTTCAG GTGGTGTTACATCCATGCCCTCCTTCCTGAAGAAATTTTTCCCGGTTGTTTACCGGAAGACTAAGAATGAAATTGACAGCAATTACTGCAAATACGATAATCAAGGTCTTCAATTGTTCACATCATCGCTGTACCTCGCCGGTTTAACCTCAACATTCGTCGCGTCCTTCACGACCAGAAAGCTAGGCCGGAAGCCAACCATGTTGATCGCCGGAGTTTTCTTCCTGTGCGGGACCGTCCTTAATGCCGCGGCGCAAGACCTTGCCATGCTCATTATTGGTAGGATCTTGCTTGGATGTGGAGTCGGTTTTGCTAATCAG GCGGTGCCACTGTTCCTTTCGGAGATTGCGCCCACAAGGATACGCGGAGGTTTGAACATTCTCTTTCAACTGAACATCACCATTGGCATTCTCCTCGCAAACCTCATCAATTACGGTACCAATAA AATCACAGGGGGATGGGGTTGGAGGCTGTCATTGGGTTTGGCTGGCATTCCTGCAGGTCTCCTAACCTTGGGGGCTATCTTTGTGGTGGAAACTCCCAACAGTCTGATAGAGCGTGGTCGCTTGGAAGAAGGAAAGTCTGTGCTTAGAAGGATTCGAGGCACTGACAATATTGAACCCGAGTTTTTGGAGCTTGTTGAGGCTAGTCGTGTGGCTAAAGAAGTGAAGCACCCCTTCAGGAATCTCCTCAAGCGGAGGAATCGCCCCCAGCTCATCATTGCAGTAGCCTTGCAGATCTTCCAGCAATTCACCGGCATCAATGCAATCATGTTTTACGCTCCCGTTCTGTTTAACACCTTGGGATTTGGGAATGATGCTGCCCTTTACTCAGCCGTTATAACTGGAGCTGTTAATGTCGTCTCCACCGGTGTATCCATCTACTCAGTCGACAAATTGGGTCGTCGCATTCTCTTATTGGAAGCTGGCATCCAAATGTTCCTTGCTCAAGTGGCGATCGCAATCATTCTAGGACTTAAGCTTAAAGACAACCCTGCTGAGAGTACCCTTCCCAAAGGTCTTGCAATCCTGGTAGTTGTCTTTGTGTGCATGTTTGTGTCATCCTTTGCATGGTCTTGGGGACCTCTCGGGTGGCTGATCCCAAGTGAGACATTCCCGCTGGAGACTCGCTCGGCAGGGCAGAGTGTGACCGTGTGTGTCAACTTGCTCTTTACTTTTGTTATAGCGCAGGCATTCCTCTCTATGCTCTGCCATTTCAAGTATGGCATATTCCTTTTCTTCTCCGGCTGGGTTTTCATCATGTCAGTCTTCGTGTTGTTTCTGCTCCCGGAGACCAAAAATATCCCTATTGAAGAGATGACAGAGAGGGTGTGGAAGCAGCACTGGCTTTGGAAGAGATTTATGGATGACCACGAAGGCGGAGGAGCTGTTTTCAACG GTCTCTCTCCAGGTCTCCATTTTCGGCACTCTGTCCatgttctctttctctctctgtctctctgtgaGTCGTAA
- the LOC133858944 gene encoding 2-hydroxyisoflavanone dehydratase-like, with the protein MGSIPKEVDTELHPFVRIYKDGSVERLIGSPYVAPSPDQDPETGVSSKDITISHDPSISARLYLPTLDQTAAQNQKLPVLVYFHGGGFCIESAFSSDHQQFLNSLVAQAQVVAVSVEYRLAPEHRLPIAYEDCWAALQWVVSASHSIDNGTVNEEPWLINHGDFKRVFIGGDSAGANIAHNITMRAGDESLHGGVKILGTFLTHPYFWGSKPVGSEPSAGPDEKPLPHVVWNFTYPAAPGGIDNPMINPTGPGAPSLAGLGCSRLLVVVAEKDELRERGVFYYDQVRKSNWEGEVELVQVDGEDHAFHVLKFGSENAKNLIKRLASFLK; encoded by the coding sequence ATGGGTTCCATTCCAAAGGAGGTAGACACAGAGCTTCACCCTTTCGTCCGCATCTACAAGGACGGCTCAGTTGAGCGACTCATCGGCTCTCCTTATGTGGCCCCATCGCCTGACCAAGACCCAGAAACTGGAGTCTCATCAAAAGATATCACCATTTCACACGACCCCTCCATCTCTGCTCGTCTCTACCTCCCTACACTCGACCAAACGGCCGCCCAAAACCAAAAGCTCCCCGTCTTGGTCTACTTCCACGGCGGAGGCTTCTGCATAGAATCTGCCTTCTCCTCCGACCACCAGCAGTTCCTCAACAGTCTGGTCGCTCAAGCTCAAGTGGTTGCTGTGTCGGTGGAGTATAGGCTAGCTCCTGAGCACCGTCTCCCCATCGCTTATGAAGATTGCTGGGCGGCCCTGCAATGGGTTGTTTCCGCTTCGCACTCTATCGACAACGGTACTGTCAATGAAGAGCCGTGGCTGATTAATCACGGCGACTTTAAACGAGTCTTTATTGGCGGTGACAGTGCCGGAGCCAACATCGCGCATAACATTACCATGCGAGCCGGCGATGAGAGCTTGCATGGAGGTGTTAAGATTTTAGGAACTTTTCTTACCCACCCTTATTTCTGGGGTTCAAAGCCAGTAGGGTCGGAGCCGAGTGCAGGACCTGATGAGAAACCTTTGCCGCACGTGGTCTGGAACTTTACTTATCCAGCGGCGCCTGGTGGTATTGATAATCCAATGATCAATCCCACCGGTCCAGGAGCGCCCAGCTTGGCCGGACTTGGGTGTTCTCGACTGCTCGTAGTCGTGGCGGAGAAGGATGAGCTGAGGGAGAGAGGTGTTTTTTACTATGATCAAGTCAGAAAAAGCAACTGGGAAGGAGAAGTTGAATTGGTTCAAGTGGACGGGGAGGATCACGCTTTCCATGTCTTGAAATTTGGGAGTGAGAATGCAAAGAATTTGATCAAACGCTTGGCTTCCTTCTtgaagtaa